A stretch of Pseudolysobacter antarcticus DNA encodes these proteins:
- a CDS encoding NifU family protein, translating to MPAAASNSIHDNAAQQLAVLAGDVAALEAIGLAWPPEQQAILERFKLAIEALHREALLRLVRGLREDPAAALRLRDVAQDPIVFGVLRLHGLVRDPLETRVRAALISVEPMLAQHGGGVELVAVKPPDTVEVRLTGACQGCPASGQTLSEGVERAIKEHAPEIVRVLQVRGPTSAKTIPLHFVSPFARESDAGFIDICALDELSLGQVHTRKLGDREMLLYRDHDQVSCFDNSCAHMGMPLDSGAVADGVIECPYHAFKYRLDTGECLTVPEVQLVVHAVRVRDGRVAVKSAG from the coding sequence TGGAAGCGATCGGCCTGGCGTGGCCGCCCGAGCAACAGGCAATACTGGAACGATTCAAGCTCGCTATCGAAGCACTGCATCGCGAAGCGCTACTGCGTCTCGTCCGCGGACTGCGCGAAGATCCCGCCGCCGCATTGCGTCTGCGCGATGTCGCGCAAGATCCGATCGTCTTCGGTGTTTTGCGCTTGCATGGTCTGGTGCGCGATCCGCTCGAAACCCGTGTGCGCGCCGCATTGATTTCGGTCGAGCCGATGCTCGCGCAACATGGCGGCGGTGTCGAACTGGTCGCGGTGAAACCACCCGATACCGTTGAAGTACGCTTAACCGGCGCGTGCCAGGGTTGCCCGGCATCGGGCCAAACCCTCAGCGAAGGTGTGGAGCGCGCCATCAAGGAACACGCCCCCGAGATCGTGCGTGTGTTGCAAGTGCGCGGACCAACCAGCGCCAAGACAATCCCACTGCATTTTGTCAGCCCGTTCGCGCGCGAAAGCGATGCCGGATTCATCGATATTTGCGCACTCGATGAACTGAGCCTAGGCCAAGTGCATACGCGCAAGCTGGGTGATCGCGAAATGCTGCTGTATCGCGACCACGATCAAGTGAGTTGCTTCGACAATTCCTGCGCGCACATGGGCATGCCGCTGGATAGCGGCGCTGTTGCCGACGGCGTGATCGAGTGTCCGTATCACGCCTTCAAATATCGCCTCGATACCGGCGAATGCCTGACCGTGCCGGAAGTCCAGTTAGTCGTGCACGCGGTGCGCGTGCGCGATGGCCGCGTCGCGGTGAAATCGGCGGGATGA
- a CDS encoding NHL repeat-containing protein has product MTIEVTRVSLAPPRQRMASAPALDPRGARVVLGGEPKITGIDAAPATSIVPAADTLFGPRGATITADGALWIADSGHHRLLGWKQIPQHDGTPADWLIGQPDFAAEGRNAHADVNAHSMNVPTGACACGDGLAIADAWNHRVLIWFRAPRSSHQPADCVLGQKDFSSAQINRGMDTPNADTLYWPYGVYWDGARLWVADTGNRRVLRWNGLPANNGQPAELVLGQPDFTHRDENAGTVNVAGFRWPHALTHWQGRLCIADAGNNRVLLWSHDPSKNHTPADALLGQADAQIVDHNRGHYWPTARSFNMPYGLAVHRDRLFIADTANSRVVRFDAPDQEAATALGGQIGFTDKGDNRWLPEQRDSLCWPYALTIFGDTCLVVDSGNNRVLLWDVTA; this is encoded by the coding sequence ATGACCATCGAAGTCACACGCGTCTCCTTGGCCCCGCCGCGGCAACGCATGGCATCAGCGCCCGCGCTCGATCCGCGCGGTGCCCGTGTGGTGCTCGGCGGCGAACCAAAAATCACTGGCATTGATGCCGCACCCGCAACCTCGATCGTGCCCGCTGCCGATACCTTGTTCGGCCCGCGCGGTGCCACGATCACGGCTGACGGCGCATTGTGGATTGCCGACAGCGGTCATCATCGCCTGCTCGGCTGGAAACAAATTCCACAACACGATGGCACACCCGCCGACTGGTTGATCGGCCAGCCGGATTTTGCCGCGGAAGGCCGTAACGCGCATGCCGATGTCAACGCGCACAGCATGAACGTGCCGACCGGCGCCTGTGCGTGCGGCGACGGACTGGCGATCGCCGATGCGTGGAATCATCGTGTGCTGATCTGGTTCCGCGCGCCACGTTCCAGTCATCAACCTGCGGATTGCGTGCTCGGCCAGAAAGATTTTTCGAGTGCGCAAATTAATCGCGGCATGGATACGCCGAATGCCGACACCTTGTACTGGCCGTACGGCGTGTATTGGGATGGCGCGCGTTTGTGGGTGGCCGATACCGGAAACCGCCGTGTGCTGCGCTGGAACGGTTTGCCGGCAAACAACGGTCAGCCGGCCGAACTCGTGCTCGGCCAGCCCGACTTCACGCACCGCGACGAAAATGCCGGCACAGTGAATGTCGCCGGCTTCCGCTGGCCGCATGCGCTGACCCACTGGCAAGGCCGTTTGTGCATCGCCGACGCGGGCAATAATCGCGTGTTGTTATGGTCACACGATCCCAGCAAAAATCACACGCCCGCCGATGCTTTGCTGGGTCAGGCCGATGCGCAGATCGTCGATCACAACCGCGGCCATTACTGGCCGACCGCACGCAGTTTCAACATGCCGTATGGGCTGGCTGTGCATCGAGATCGGCTGTTTATCGCCGACACCGCGAACTCGCGCGTAGTGCGCTTCGATGCGCCCGATCAGGAAGCTGCAACCGCGCTGGGAGGACAGATCGGATTTACCGACAAGGGCGATAATCGCTGGCTGCCGGAACAGCGTGATTCGTTGTGCTGGCCGTACGCGCTGACGATATTCGGCGATACGTGTCTGGTCGTGGATTCCGGTAATAACCGCGTGCTGTTATGGGATGTCACAGCATGA
- the hypF gene encoding carbamoyltransferase HypF, with the protein MSAVVLHNDATHAIARSSALLANEHAWPEPRDATATQIGCRLHVRGIVQGVGFRPGTLKLAREFAVVGSVRNEGTAVIIDAFGTPENLRAFESAIANMQRGGARVDALDRENLPPPSSLPSEFSIAASATAQPGMGIAPDWATCPACAAESLDPFTRRYRYPFTACTDCGPRLSVFERTPYDRANTTLAGFPLCAECATEYADVADRRFHAQAIACHACGPRVQLRRLDGRAFALDALSCLDDTDATTSLIDKGQIVLIKGLGGYQLACDARNNDAVARLRQTKRRDAKPFALLARDLAMVRLYCDVDATAEAALGSAAAPIVLLPRRTDAPPLAAAIAPGLNTLGVMLPNTPLHHLLMRRRRAPIVLTSGNLSAEPQAIDIEQVHARLAHCADYVLDHNRPIARRIDDSLGRVIGGKFRIMRRARGYAPAPMQLPPGFDPRPQVLALGGDLKNCFALLRDGQGVLSQHIGDLHDAACRADYERALADYLDYYHFTPELVACDLHPGYAATQFAEQHYADRIRRVGHHHAHIAACLGEHAWPRDGAKVLGIALDGIGLGDDGSLCGGEFLHCDYVDCTRIGTFKPVALLGADLAAHEPWRNTYAQIMAEMGWSRFAENYDELDLFSFLESKPRELLDAMLKNGVQAPLASSTGRLFDAVAAAIGICREHVAYEGEAAMRMESLISAEDLAEEKVLDYPFAIPRLDRGRGLPYIEPLGMWQALLGDLVLATPPARMAARFHRGLAVVIVRMAMQLAEKYAIDTVALSGGVFQNRVLTELVLAGLEKSGLRALLPAQLPVNDGGLAWGQALVALARNH; encoded by the coding sequence ATGAGCGCGGTCGTGTTGCATAACGATGCGACGCACGCCATCGCGCGTAGTTCAGCATTGCTCGCGAACGAACACGCGTGGCCCGAACCGCGCGATGCAACCGCCACTCAAATCGGCTGCCGGCTACACGTGCGCGGCATCGTGCAGGGTGTCGGTTTTCGTCCGGGCACGCTCAAGCTCGCACGCGAATTCGCTGTGGTGGGCAGCGTTCGCAACGAAGGCACCGCCGTCATCATCGATGCTTTCGGCACGCCGGAAAATTTGCGTGCGTTCGAATCCGCCATCGCCAACATGCAGCGTGGTGGCGCACGAGTGGACGCACTGGATCGCGAAAACCTGCCGCCGCCGTCATCGCTACCGAGCGAATTCAGCATCGCCGCCAGTGCCACGGCGCAACCCGGCATGGGCATCGCACCGGACTGGGCGACCTGCCCCGCCTGCGCTGCCGAGAGTCTCGATCCGTTCACGCGCCGCTATCGTTATCCGTTCACCGCGTGCACCGATTGCGGCCCACGCCTGAGCGTGTTCGAGCGCACGCCGTACGATCGTGCGAACACCACACTCGCTGGATTTCCGCTGTGCGCCGAGTGTGCCACCGAATATGCAGATGTGGCCGATCGTCGCTTCCACGCCCAGGCCATCGCCTGTCATGCCTGCGGCCCGCGCGTGCAATTGCGCCGTCTCGATGGCCGTGCATTTGCGCTGGACGCACTGAGTTGTCTGGACGATACCGATGCCACCACCAGCCTGATCGACAAGGGCCAGATCGTGCTGATCAAGGGCCTCGGCGGCTATCAACTCGCCTGCGATGCGCGCAATAACGATGCCGTCGCACGCCTGCGCCAAACCAAACGACGCGATGCCAAACCGTTCGCCCTGCTGGCGCGCGATCTGGCGATGGTGCGTTTGTATTGCGATGTCGATGCAACCGCCGAAGCCGCACTTGGCAGCGCCGCTGCGCCGATCGTATTGTTGCCGCGTCGCACCGATGCACCGCCGCTGGCCGCCGCTATTGCGCCGGGTTTGAACACACTCGGGGTGATGTTGCCGAACACGCCGCTGCATCATCTACTCATGCGTCGACGCCGTGCGCCAATCGTTTTGACCAGCGGCAATCTCAGCGCGGAACCGCAGGCGATCGACATCGAGCAGGTGCATGCGCGACTCGCGCATTGTGCCGATTACGTGCTCGATCACAACCGGCCGATTGCGCGTCGTATCGATGATTCGCTGGGGCGCGTGATCGGCGGAAAATTCCGCATCATGCGCCGTGCGCGCGGCTACGCACCGGCACCGATGCAGCTGCCGCCGGGTTTCGATCCGCGCCCGCAAGTGCTCGCGCTTGGCGGCGATCTGAAAAACTGCTTTGCGTTGTTGCGCGATGGTCAGGGCGTGCTGTCGCAACACATCGGCGACCTGCACGATGCCGCCTGTCGCGCCGACTACGAACGCGCGCTGGCCGACTATCTCGACTATTACCATTTCACGCCGGAGCTGGTCGCCTGCGATCTGCATCCCGGTTATGCGGCGACGCAATTCGCCGAGCAACATTATGCCGATCGCATCCGGCGTGTCGGCCATCACCACGCGCACATCGCCGCGTGTCTCGGCGAACACGCGTGGCCGCGCGATGGCGCGAAGGTGCTCGGCATTGCCCTCGATGGCATCGGCCTCGGTGACGACGGCAGTTTGTGCGGCGGCGAATTTTTGCATTGCGATTATGTCGACTGCACGCGTATCGGCACGTTCAAGCCGGTCGCGCTGCTCGGCGCCGACCTCGCCGCACACGAACCGTGGCGCAATACTTATGCGCAGATCATGGCCGAGATGGGCTGGTCGCGTTTTGCGGAAAATTACGACGAACTCGATCTGTTTAGCTTCCTCGAGTCGAAGCCGCGCGAGCTGCTTGATGCCATGCTCAAGAATGGCGTGCAGGCGCCGCTGGCGAGCAGCACCGGACGTTTGTTCGATGCGGTCGCCGCCGCGATCGGCATCTGTCGCGAGCACGTCGCGTACGAAGGCGAAGCGGCGATGCGCATGGAAAGCCTGATCAGCGCCGAAGATCTCGCCGAAGAAAAAGTGCTGGATTATCCGTTCGCGATTCCACGCCTGGATCGTGGTCGCGGCCTGCCCTACATCGAACCGCTCGGCATGTGGCAGGCGCTGCTCGGCGATCTGGTTCTGGCGACGCCGCCAGCACGCATGGCCGCGCGTTTTCATCGCGGGCTAGCCGTGGTGATCGTGCGCATGGCCATGCAGCTCGCCGAGAAATATGCGATCGATACGGTGGCCTTGTCCGGCGGTGTATTTCAGAACCGTGTATTGACCGAACTTGTTTTGGCCGGCCTGGAAAAGTCCGGATTGCGCGCACTGTTGCCGGCGCAGTTGCCGGTCAACGATGGCGGACTTGCATGGGGTCAGGCGCTGGTGGCATTGGCACGGAATCATTGA
- a CDS encoding HypC/HybG/HupF family hydrogenase formation chaperone, whose product MCLGIPGRIIAITNSNAKLATVDVLGVQREINIACVLGENETASDCIGAWVLVHVGFAMSRIDEREAELTLQLLHELGEAQAEARTMRESAMP is encoded by the coding sequence ATGTGCCTGGGCATTCCCGGACGAATCATCGCCATCACCAATAGCAACGCGAAGCTCGCGACCGTCGATGTGCTCGGCGTGCAGCGCGAAATCAATATCGCTTGCGTGCTCGGCGAAAATGAAACAGCGTCGGACTGCATCGGCGCATGGGTGCTCGTGCACGTCGGATTTGCGATGAGCCGCATCGACGAACGCGAAGCCGAGCTCACCCTGCAATTGCTGCACGAACTCGGCGAAGCGCAAGCCGAGGCGAGGACAATGCGCGAGAGCGCGATGCCATGA
- a CDS encoding D-sedoheptulose-7-phosphate isomerase — protein sequence MSASHDALAGLYPHLARGTSRADTNRLDTTLLDSIRHKAHESIEVKQKFFDAHAADVLQAAHLLADSYRSGGRLYTLGNGGSSCDAAHIAVEFSHPVTAGRPALSAQNLAQDMAMITAVGNDVGIDHVFERQVLGLVRKGDCVIGVSTSGNSKNVLRGLEAAQRLGARTLALAGGDGGAMAHAVYIDLCLTVGSDSIHRVQETHVAIYHILWDLTHSLLADDRAPRGEQP from the coding sequence ATGAGCGCGAGCCACGACGCCCTCGCCGGACTTTATCCGCATCTCGCGCGTGGCACCTCGCGCGCGGATACAAATCGGCTCGATACAACCCTGCTCGATTCGATCCGGCACAAGGCGCACGAGAGCATCGAGGTCAAACAAAAGTTCTTCGACGCCCATGCCGCCGACGTTTTGCAAGCGGCGCATCTGCTGGCCGATTCATACCGGAGCGGCGGACGTTTATACACGCTCGGCAACGGCGGATCGAGCTGTGACGCCGCGCATATCGCGGTCGAATTTTCGCATCCCGTCACCGCCGGTCGACCAGCCTTGTCGGCGCAGAATCTGGCGCAGGACATGGCGATGATCACCGCTGTCGGCAACGATGTCGGCATCGATCATGTGTTCGAGCGGCAAGTGCTCGGGCTCGTGCGCAAGGGCGACTGCGTGATCGGCGTATCGACCAGCGGCAATTCGAAAAACGTGTTGCGCGGCCTCGAAGCCGCACAGCGACTCGGCGCGCGCACGCTGGCGCTCGCAGGTGGCGATGGTGGTGCGATGGCGCACGCGGTCTATATCGATCTGTGCCTGACCGTAGGCAGCGACAGCATCCATCGCGTGCAAGAAACACACGTCGCGATTTATCACATCCTGTGGGATCTGACGCATAGCCTGCTCGCCGACGATCGTGCGCCGCGCGGAGAGCAGCCATGA
- the hypD gene encoding hydrogenase formation protein HypD, translating to MSQSGMKYVDEFRDPQAARVLLRELDLSIERLGATPSKPLQIMEVCGGHTHAIFRYALKDLVPPALEFVHGPGCPVCVLPMGRVDDCVAIARRPEVIFTTFGDAMRVPGSQMSLLQARAEGADVRMVYSPLDALALAEANPTREVVFFGLGFETTMPSTALTVLDAERRGIKNFSLFCNHITIVPTIKAILDSPGMGIHGFLGPGHVAMVIGTAPFEFIATEYKRPLVVAGFEPIDILHSLLMVLRQLEAGEAKIENQYARLVDPNGNRVALEAITRVFELREFFEWRGLGSIDHSGVRMRAPYARFDAEKKFAIPNVRIADPKSCQCGEVLKGAIKPFQCKVFGRACTPQTPLGALMVSSEGACAAYYQYARRAHIETAA from the coding sequence ATGAGTCAATCCGGCATGAAATACGTCGACGAATTCCGCGATCCGCAAGCCGCGCGCGTGCTGTTGCGCGAGCTGGACCTCTCGATCGAACGGCTCGGCGCAACACCGAGCAAACCGCTGCAGATCATGGAAGTGTGCGGCGGTCATACCCATGCAATTTTTCGTTACGCGCTGAAAGATCTGGTGCCGCCCGCGCTTGAATTCGTGCACGGCCCGGGTTGTCCGGTGTGTGTGTTGCCGATGGGGCGCGTAGACGATTGCGTCGCGATCGCGCGTCGCCCGGAAGTCATCTTCACCACGTTCGGCGATGCGATGCGCGTGCCGGGCTCGCAGATGAGTTTGCTGCAGGCGCGTGCCGAGGGCGCCGACGTGCGCATGGTGTATTCGCCGCTCGACGCGCTCGCGCTGGCGGAAGCGAATCCGACGCGCGAGGTGGTGTTTTTCGGCCTCGGATTCGAGACCACGATGCCGTCGACCGCGCTCACTGTGCTCGACGCCGAACGCCGCGGCATCAAGAATTTTTCGCTGTTCTGCAATCACATCACGATCGTGCCGACGATCAAGGCGATCCTCGATTCGCCGGGTATGGGCATTCACGGATTTCTCGGCCCCGGCCATGTCGCGATGGTGATCGGCACCGCACCGTTCGAGTTCATCGCGACCGAATACAAACGCCCGCTCGTGGTCGCCGGATTCGAGCCTATCGATATTCTGCATTCGCTGCTGATGGTGTTGCGCCAGCTCGAAGCCGGCGAAGCGAAAATCGAGAATCAATACGCACGGCTGGTCGATCCAAATGGCAATAGAGTCGCGCTCGAAGCGATCACACGTGTGTTCGAGCTGCGCGAGTTTTTCGAGTGGCGCGGGCTCGGCTCGATCGATCATTCCGGCGTGCGCATGCGTGCGCCATATGCGCGATTCGATGCCGAAAAGAAATTCGCGATTCCGAACGTGCGCATCGCCGATCCGAAATCCTGCCAGTGCGGCGAAGTGCTGAAAGGCGCGATCAAGCCGTTCCAGTGCAAGGTGTTCGGCCGTGCCTGCACACCGCAAACGCCGCTCGGCGCGCTCATGGTTTCCAGCGAAGGCGCGTGCGCTGCGTATTATCAATATGCGCGGCGCGCCCACATCGAGACTGCCGCATGA
- the hypE gene encoding hydrogenase expression/formation protein HypE: MNARLKDPILTQMHSRWLGKRITLAHGAGGRAMRELITEIIAPAFDNPLLAPLEDQARIPAEFLQAGESLAFTTDSYVVSPIIFPGGDIGKLAVCGTVNDLAVGGAQPRWLSCGLILEEGLPIDTLIAVLASMGAAAREAGVCIVTGDTKVVGRGAADAIFINTAGIGTIPRGRHTGPRNVRAGDKLVINGTLGDHGIAVMAARNDLALQIPVRSDCAPLNGLIDVMFTAAPGLRWLRDCTRGGLATVANEFAEEGGFSLHLDEAALPVADAVRGACEILGLDPLYLANEGKLAALVAAEDCEALIAAMRTHPLGCDAAVIGEVHAERKGLVVLRSRFGGERVVDLIDGEQLPRIC; this comes from the coding sequence ATGAATGCACGTTTGAAAGATCCGATCCTGACGCAGATGCACTCGCGCTGGCTTGGCAAACGCATCACGCTCGCGCATGGCGCCGGCGGACGCGCGATGCGCGAACTCATCACTGAAATCATCGCCCCGGCATTTGATAATCCGTTGCTCGCGCCGCTCGAAGATCAGGCGCGTATTCCCGCGGAATTTTTGCAGGCTGGCGAAAGTCTCGCTTTCACCACGGACAGTTATGTCGTCTCGCCGATCATTTTTCCAGGCGGCGATATCGGCAAACTCGCGGTGTGCGGCACGGTCAACGATCTCGCCGTCGGCGGCGCGCAGCCGCGCTGGCTAAGCTGCGGATTGATTCTCGAAGAAGGTTTGCCGATAGACACCTTGATCGCGGTGCTAGCGAGCATGGGCGCCGCCGCGCGCGAAGCCGGCGTGTGCATCGTCACCGGCGATACCAAGGTGGTCGGGCGCGGCGCGGCGGATGCGATTTTCATCAACACCGCCGGTATCGGCACGATCCCGCGCGGACGCCACACCGGCCCGCGCAATGTGCGCGCCGGCGACAAATTGGTCATCAACGGCACGCTCGGCGATCACGGCATCGCGGTGATGGCAGCACGCAACGATCTCGCGCTGCAGATTCCCGTGCGCAGCGATTGCGCACCGTTGAACGGCCTGATCGATGTGATGTTTACTGCCGCACCGGGCTTGCGCTGGTTGCGCGATTGCACACGCGGCGGACTCGCCACGGTCGCCAACGAATTCGCCGAAGAAGGTGGCTTCAGCCTGCACCTCGACGAAGCCGCGTTGCCGGTCGCCGATGCGGTGCGCGGCGCGTGCGAAATTCTCGGGCTCGACCCGTTGTATCTGGCGAACGAAGGCAAACTCGCCGCGCTGGTCGCCGCCGAAGATTGTGAAGCGCTGATCGCCGCGATGCGCACGCATCCCCTCGGCTGCGATGCCGCCGTGATCGGCGAAGTGCATGCCGAGCGCAAAGGCCTGGTGGTGTTGCGTTCGCGTTTCGGCGGCGAGCGTGTGGTGGATTTGATCGACGGCGAACAACTGCCGCGAATTTGTTGA
- the hypA gene encoding hydrogenase maturation nickel metallochaperone HypA, with product MHELGITRNLVAIVSEQAHGKRVLRVWLEMGTRTALMPDAVRFCFDVVAQGTVLEGAVLDILEIAAGLQCEECGTYADPDRITDEKIVVVCAQCRSSKLRRRSGEELNIKAMEVEPCA from the coding sequence ATGCACGAACTCGGCATCACCCGCAATCTCGTCGCCATCGTCAGCGAGCAGGCGCACGGCAAACGTGTGCTGCGCGTGTGGCTGGAGATGGGCACGCGCACCGCGCTGATGCCGGATGCGGTGCGCTTCTGCTTCGACGTGGTGGCGCAAGGCACCGTGCTCGAAGGTGCGGTGCTCGACATCCTCGAAATCGCCGCGGGATTGCAGTGCGAGGAGTGCGGAACCTACGCCGATCCCGATCGAATAACGGACGAAAAAATCGTCGTGGTTTGCGCGCAATGTCGGTCGTCGAAACTGCGTCGGCGCAGCGGCGAGGAACTCAATATCAAGGCGATGGAGGTCGAACCATGTGCGTGA
- the hypB gene encoding hydrogenase nickel incorporation protein HypB, with the protein MCVTCGCGQTGAARINGEALDTHEHEHVLADGTRVVHRHEHGNDAAHDEHMHIRALQHGHDIASMANAVFLPITAKSQQHTHAAEHGHSHTHTSVPAAQRREIPTELVRLETALLDKNQRIAERNRAALAGRGVLALNLMSSPGAGKTSLLVRTLTDLAAEIPMSVVEGDQETSADAERIRATGAKAVQINTGAGCHLEADMLERALLTLSPAAGSVLFIENVGNLVCPALFDLGERARIVVLSVTEGDDKPLKYPHMFRSAQLMLLTKIDLLPYVSFDPARAEANAREINPQIECLRLSVTSGEGLADWYQHLRSLLQEVATERVA; encoded by the coding sequence ATGTGCGTGACTTGCGGATGCGGACAAACCGGCGCGGCGCGCATCAATGGCGAAGCGCTTGATACACATGAACACGAACATGTGCTGGCCGATGGCACGCGCGTCGTGCATCGCCACGAGCACGGCAACGATGCGGCGCACGATGAGCATATGCATATTCGCGCTCTGCAGCATGGACACGATATTGCGTCGATGGCGAATGCGGTGTTTCTGCCGATCACCGCCAAGTCGCAACAACACACGCACGCCGCTGAACACGGACATTCGCATACACACACGTCTGTGCCAGCGGCACAACGCCGCGAGATTCCGACCGAACTGGTGCGTCTGGAAACTGCGTTGCTCGACAAGAATCAACGCATCGCCGAGCGCAACCGCGCTGCACTGGCTGGACGCGGCGTGCTCGCATTAAATCTGATGTCGAGCCCTGGCGCGGGCAAGACCAGCCTGCTGGTGCGCACGCTGACCGATCTCGCCGCAGAAATTCCGATGAGCGTGGTCGAAGGCGATCAGGAAACCAGCGCCGACGCCGAGCGCATACGCGCCACTGGCGCAAAAGCCGTCCAGATCAATACCGGCGCCGGCTGCCATCTCGAAGCCGACATGCTCGAACGCGCATTGCTCACGTTGTCGCCGGCCGCAGGCAGCGTGCTGTTCATCGAAAACGTCGGCAACCTGGTGTGTCCGGCCTTGTTCGATCTCGGCGAGCGCGCGCGGATTGTCGTGCTGTCGGTCACCGAAGGCGACGACAAGCCACTCAAATATCCGCACATGTTTCGCTCCGCGCAACTGATGTTGCTGACCAAGATCGATCTGCTGCCGTACGTGAGTTTTGATCCAGCGCGAGCCGAAGCGAATGCACGCGAAATCAATCCGCAGATCGAGTGCCTGCGCCTGTCGGTGACCAGCGGCGAAGGTCTGGCAGATTGGTATCAGCATCTGCGATCGCTGTTGCAGGAAGTCGCTACGGAGCGGGTAGCGTGA
- a CDS encoding high frequency lysogenization protein HflD: MNLTVVLGLGLLLGMQHATEPDHLAAVAALAGRERSLKQGIFHGVAWGLGHTLMLLLVAGAVGFLGWVISPAIAGHLEQLVGAMLILLGANVVRRLWRERLHFHAHKHPAETFHFQPHTQDASVLQDHSHAHTHPTEVMHFHAHSHLGESQPHAQSPHSHSHRLPLRSLLVGMVHGLAGSAALALLASQSMPSPAWMLVYIAVFGTGSMLGMALLSGVLAVPLGMTAKHLTRVYRVLNVGVAIFSIGLGTKLLLVLGG; this comes from the coding sequence GTGAACCTGACCGTGGTGCTCGGCCTCGGCTTACTGCTCGGCATGCAACACGCCACCGAGCCCGATCATCTGGCCGCGGTCGCCGCGCTGGCCGGGCGCGAACGTTCGCTCAAGCAAGGCATTTTCCACGGTGTTGCGTGGGGCCTCGGACATACCTTGATGTTGTTGCTGGTAGCGGGCGCGGTGGGATTTCTCGGCTGGGTGATTTCACCCGCGATCGCCGGCCACCTCGAACAATTGGTCGGCGCGATGTTGATCCTGCTCGGCGCCAACGTGGTGCGCCGGTTGTGGCGCGAACGGCTGCACTTTCATGCGCACAAACATCCGGCGGAGACATTCCATTTCCAGCCGCATACGCAAGATGCCAGCGTGTTGCAGGATCACTCGCACGCGCACACGCATCCGACCGAGGTCATGCATTTCCATGCGCACAGCCATCTCGGCGAATCGCAACCGCATGCGCAAAGTCCCCATAGCCATAGCCATCGTCTGCCGTTGCGCAGTCTACTGGTCGGCATGGTGCACGGGCTCGCCGGTTCCGCCGCGCTCGCCTTGCTGGCGAGTCAGTCGATGCCGAGTCCGGCGTGGATGCTGGTTTACATCGCGGTATTCGGCACCGGTTCGATGCTCGGCATGGCGTTGCTGTCCGGCGTGCTGGCGGTGCCGCTCGGCATGACTGCGAAACATCTCACGCGCGTCTATCGCGTACTGAATGTTGGCGTGGCGATATTCTCGATCGGGCTCGGTACAAAACTGCTCTTGGTACTCGGAGGATAA